A genomic window from Gossypium hirsutum isolate 1008001.06 chromosome D10, Gossypium_hirsutum_v2.1, whole genome shotgun sequence includes:
- the LOC107931761 gene encoding probable protein phosphatase 2C 25 — translation MSLSLIIPNSPIFSPKKVPSIFCKSDGSSFSSSPRTNGSQQQPPSSPLSLSLSSPKSSLPISSTPQSPSSPLSICVPKKQLLFGTDVAPVKRKRPGRIEIPTSMAVQLGFAAETPRGEEEVQVEEEGYSVYCKRGRRGKMEDRYSAAVDLNGDPKQAFFGVYDGHGDSKAAEFVAKNLDKKVKEEVSKTGEDAIDDAIRDAYLITDMDFLKEDVGGGTCCVTAMIHKGDLFVSNAGDCRAVLSRNGVAEALTNDHHPSREDERDRIEALGGYVDCCHGVWRIQGSLAVSRAIGDKHLKQWVIAEPETKMLKIKPECEFLILASDGLWNKVTNQEAVDLVRPFCVGLDKPKPFSACKKLAELSSWRGSFDDISVMVVQLQHFLF, via the exons ATGTCATTGTCTCTAATAATTCCTAATTCTCCCATTTTCTCACCAAAAAAGGTTCCTTCAATATTCTGCAAATCGGACGGTTCTTCTTTCTCGTCTTCTCCTCGGACCAACGGTTCTCAACAACAACCACCGTCGTCTCCGTTGTCTCTTTCGTTATCATCTCCTAAATCGTCTCTCCCTATTTCTTCGACACCGCAATCTCCTTCTTCTCCGTTGtcgatttgtgtaccgaagaaacAGCTCTTGTTCGGAACAGATGTGGCGCCGGTGAAGAGGAAAAGGCCGGGGAGGATTGAGATACCGACTTCGATGGCGGTTCAGCTTGGATTTGCAGCGGAGACGCCTAGAGGTGAGGAAGAGGTGCAAGTGGAAGAGGAAGGATATTCTGTTTATTGTAAGAGAGGGAGAAGAGGGAAAATGGAAGACCGCTATTCAGCCGCCGTTGATCTTAACGGTGATCCTAAACAG GCTTTCTTTGGCGTTTACGATGGGCATGGAGATTCAAAGGCAGCTGAATTCGTGGCAAAGAATTTAGATAAGAAAGTAAAGGAGGAAGTATCAAAAACAGGTGAAGATGCCATTGATGATGCAATTAGAGATGCATATCTAATCACGGATATGGATTTTCTAAAGGAAGATGTGGGTGGTGGTACTTGCTGCGTCACGGCAATGATTCATAAAGGCGATCTTTTCGTATCAAATGCTGGCGATTGTCGTGCTGTTTTGAGCCGAAACGGTGTAGCGGAGGCTTTGACAAATGATCACCACCCTTCAAGGGAAGATGAGCGAGACAGAATTGAAGCTTTG GGTGGTTACGTTGATTGTTGCCATGGTGTTTGGAGAATTCAAGGTTCCCTTGCTGTATCAAGAGCCATTGGTGATAAACATCTTAAACAATGGGTGATTGCTGAACCagagacaaaaatgttaaaaattaagccTGAGTGTGAGTTTTTGATCCTGGCATCAGACGGTCTTTGGAACAAG GTTACTAATCAAGAAGCAGTCGATTTAGTTCGGCCTTTTTGCGTAGGTCTCGATAAGCCTAAACCATTTTCCGCTTGCAAGAAGCTTGCCGAATTATCATCATGGAGAGGTTCATTTGACGACATCAGCGTGATGGTAGTTCAGCTACAACATTTTCTCTTCTGA